Proteins from one Rhodothermales bacterium genomic window:
- a CDS encoding leucyl aminopeptidase — MKVSVTTIPFSELDVDLLLVPVSKDDFTESVAALKAAFGESVSRALCDFDGELSKSVVLYPEKARARRLAMIGLGDKTAADTEIIRQMAAEGAAMAIARQAETVAFVIPNAGLDPETTSQALVEGFVLGSYRYEHYKTQEEEKTREIQRLVLHVSDAEKTCRLGAERGRVIAECVITARDLINLSPDEKTATALARAAEKSAKKFGYGAWVWDKVLIEEEKMGGLLAVNKGSVEPPTFTVLTWEPENPVNQRPIVLVGKGVVFDTGGLSLKPTKDSMDYMKSDMSGAAAVIGTFEAVARLDLPVHLIGLIPATDNRPGLQAYVPGEVVRMHSGATVEVLNTDAEGRMLLADALSYARTYKPELVIDIATLTGAAVISLGKDVAAVMTNEGEGAQTRIEMMEEAGQRSGDRVHRMPMYADFKRALKSDVADLKNVGGREASSITAAKFLEHFVDYPWIHLDIAGPAFLHEAKPYRPRGGTGFGVRLLVDFLRTLASPKKRR, encoded by the coding sequence ATGAAAGTATCGGTCACCACGATTCCCTTTAGTGAACTGGATGTAGACCTGCTCCTCGTGCCGGTCTCGAAAGACGATTTTACGGAGTCGGTCGCGGCTCTGAAGGCGGCGTTCGGCGAGTCGGTCAGCCGCGCCCTGTGCGATTTTGACGGCGAGTTGTCGAAAAGTGTCGTGTTGTATCCGGAGAAGGCTCGCGCCCGCCGGCTGGCCATGATCGGCCTGGGCGACAAAACCGCCGCCGACACCGAAATCATCCGCCAGATGGCCGCCGAAGGCGCCGCGATGGCGATCGCCCGTCAGGCGGAAACGGTGGCCTTTGTGATCCCCAACGCCGGCCTGGACCCCGAAACGACCAGCCAGGCGCTCGTCGAGGGCTTTGTGCTCGGCTCCTACCGCTACGAACATTATAAGACGCAGGAAGAGGAGAAGACCCGCGAGATCCAGCGGCTCGTGCTCCATGTCAGCGACGCCGAAAAAACCTGCCGGCTGGGCGCCGAGCGCGGCCGCGTCATCGCGGAATGTGTGATCACCGCGCGCGACCTGATCAACCTCTCCCCCGACGAAAAAACCGCTACCGCCCTCGCCCGCGCCGCCGAAAAATCCGCCAAGAAGTTTGGATATGGCGCCTGGGTGTGGGACAAGGTGCTCATCGAAGAAGAAAAGATGGGTGGCCTGCTCGCGGTCAACAAAGGGAGTGTGGAGCCGCCCACCTTTACCGTCCTCACCTGGGAGCCCGAAAACCCCGTCAACCAGCGCCCGATCGTGCTCGTGGGGAAGGGGGTCGTGTTTGACACCGGCGGCCTGTCGCTCAAGCCGACAAAGGATTCGATGGACTACATGAAGTCCGACATGAGCGGCGCCGCCGCCGTGATCGGCACCTTCGAGGCGGTGGCGAGGCTGGATCTCCCCGTGCACCTGATCGGCCTCATTCCGGCGACCGACAACCGCCCGGGCCTGCAGGCTTACGTGCCAGGCGAGGTCGTCCGTATGCACTCCGGCGCGACTGTCGAGGTGCTCAACACGGACGCCGAGGGCCGCATGCTGCTCGCGGACGCGCTTTCCTACGCCAGAACGTACAAGCCCGAACTCGTGATCGACATCGCCACGCTGACGGGCGCGGCCGTGATCTCGCTCGGGAAAGACGTCGCGGCGGTGATGACCAACGAGGGGGAGGGCGCGCAGACGCGGATCGAGATGATGGAGGAAGCCGGCCAGCGGAGCGGCGACCGCGTGCATCGGATGCCGATGTATGCGGATTTTAAACGGGCGCTCAAAAGCGACGTGGCGGACCTTAAGAACGTCGGCGGCCGGGAGGCGAGCTCGATCACGGCTGCGAAATTCCTGGAGCATTTTGTCGACTACCCCTGGATTCATCTGGATATCGCCGGCCCGGCCTTTTTGCACGAGGCGAAGCCCTACCGCCCTCGCGGCGGCACCGGTTTCGGCGTTCGGCTGCTGGTGGATTTCCTCCGCACGCTGGCCAGCCCGAAGAAACGACGTTGA
- the pdxA gene encoding 4-hydroxythreonine-4-phosphate dehydrogenase PdxA, producing the protein MERPRIAVTMGDPNGIGPEVVLKTLMDSRILKYIDPIVVGSIAVMRRYARLVPMLPEQIREVSDLDDTSPAQAGIRVYDAFGGHEPVIQLGEITEAGGRASMRAVEAAVDLCLGGQVQAMVTAPISKEAIAMAGYTNRGHTEFIVQKTGVSGHTMMMVADQLRVGLLTEHVPLAEVPAMVTVAAIGDKLRLMTSSLIRDFGVERPRIAVLGLNPHAGDGGLLGREEMETILPAIEAACEEGVHAFGPFPADGFFAIGMYRNYDGVLAMYHDQGLIPFKTLAFSTGVNYTAGLPIIRTSPDHGTAFNIAGKGEADPGSMRSAVFLALDIVRRRMRAAT; encoded by the coding sequence ATGGAACGTCCACGGATAGCCGTGACCATGGGGGATCCCAACGGGATCGGACCAGAAGTGGTCCTGAAAACCCTGATGGACTCGCGCATATTGAAGTATATCGACCCGATCGTGGTAGGTTCGATAGCCGTCATGCGGCGCTACGCCAGGCTCGTGCCGATGCTACCCGAACAGATCCGCGAGGTGAGCGATCTCGACGATACCTCGCCGGCCCAGGCCGGCATCCGGGTGTACGACGCCTTCGGCGGTCATGAGCCGGTGATCCAGCTCGGTGAGATCACCGAAGCCGGCGGCCGCGCCTCCATGCGAGCCGTAGAAGCGGCCGTCGATCTCTGCCTCGGCGGCCAGGTGCAGGCGATGGTGACCGCCCCGATCTCGAAAGAGGCGATTGCGATGGCCGGCTATACGAACCGTGGCCACACCGAGTTTATCGTCCAGAAAACGGGGGTGAGCGGGCATACGATGATGATGGTGGCCGACCAACTCCGCGTGGGCCTCCTCACCGAACACGTGCCCCTCGCCGAGGTGCCGGCGATGGTCACCGTCGCCGCCATCGGGGATAAACTGCGCCTCATGACCTCCAGCTTGATCCGCGACTTTGGCGTCGAACGCCCGCGGATTGCCGTGCTGGGCCTGAATCCGCACGCCGGCGACGGCGGGCTGCTGGGCCGTGAAGAGATGGAAACCATCCTACCGGCCATCGAGGCCGCTTGCGAAGAAGGGGTCCACGCCTTCGGCCCGTTTCCGGCCGACGGCTTCTTCGCCATCGGCATGTATCGCAATTACGACGGCGTCCTGGCCATGTATCACGATCAGGGGCTAATCCCGTTTAAGACCCTGGCCTTCAGCACCGGTGTCAACTACACCGCCGGCCTGCCGATCATCCGGACTTCGCCGGATCACGGGACGGCGTTTAATATAGCCGGGAAGGGGGAAGCCGACCCCGGAAGCATGCGCAGCGCGGTATTTCTGGCGCTGGATATCGTCCGCCGGCGCATGCGCGCCGCCACGTAA
- a CDS encoding class I SAM-dependent methyltransferase, translated as MHTPDLVEVAPYSAIARGYDLIMEHVSYEYWAAFTDKVLHEFHPTPRRILELGCGTGTFAVALQPLRDYDYVGTDRSAEMIEQARVKAEEAEVPARFEVQDFTRFQCDEPFDAAVLLYDGLNYALDAASLEALFACTFDALKPGGLFFFDQSTPANSINNEAFFEDEGDDDDFSYVRGSHYDRETRLHTTTFEVYVDERAYFERHVQRAYTIDEVRAPVLKAGFEIVTTFDGFTSQAATEISERVHWIVRRPA; from the coding sequence ATGCACACGCCGGATCTCGTCGAAGTTGCCCCGTATAGCGCCATAGCCCGGGGATACGATCTCATCATGGAGCATGTGTCGTACGAATACTGGGCCGCCTTCACGGACAAGGTCCTCCACGAATTCCATCCGACGCCGCGGCGGATTCTTGAGCTGGGGTGTGGGACCGGGACGTTCGCCGTGGCGCTTCAGCCGTTGCGAGACTACGATTATGTCGGCACCGACCGGTCCGCCGAGATGATCGAACAGGCCCGCGTCAAGGCCGAGGAAGCCGAGGTGCCGGCGCGTTTTGAGGTACAGGACTTCACGCGTTTCCAGTGCGACGAACCCTTCGATGCGGCCGTGTTGCTGTACGACGGGCTCAACTACGCACTGGACGCCGCGTCGCTCGAGGCGTTGTTTGCCTGCACCTTTGATGCACTCAAACCAGGGGGACTGTTTTTCTTCGATCAGAGCACGCCGGCGAATTCGATCAACAACGAGGCGTTTTTTGAGGACGAAGGGGACGACGACGATTTTTCGTACGTTCGCGGAAGCCACTATGACCGCGAGACCCGGCTACACACTACGACCTTCGAAGTGTATGTCGACGAGCGCGCCTACTTCGAGCGCCATGTACAGCGGGCCTATACAATCGACGAAGTCCGCGCGCCGGTGCTCAAGGCCGGCTTCGAAATTGTCACCACGTTCGACGGATTCACCTCGCAGGCCGCCACGGAGATATCGGAACGGGTGCACTGGATCGTCCGTCGGCCGGCCTGA
- a CDS encoding ATP-binding cassette domain-containing protein → MIEFKNVSVAYELPNGLRRSVLENVSLRVDQGELVYLIGQTGSGKSTLLRMLYMDLLPDQGVTRVGDYRSDTIKEKDIPYLRRSLGVIYQDFQLLPDRTVYDNVAFALHVTGKSGNIVRSRAMAVLARVGLSHKSKRFPHEISGGEQQRVSVARALVNEPWILLADEPTGNLDPRVADEIHKLLLSLNQQGMTVLMATHDYRLVKKYPSRTLALMNQQVVEVHPQSL, encoded by the coding sequence GTGATCGAGTTCAAAAACGTATCTGTCGCGTACGAATTGCCGAACGGGTTACGGCGTTCGGTGCTGGAAAATGTCTCCCTCCGGGTGGATCAGGGTGAGCTGGTGTATCTCATCGGGCAGACCGGCAGCGGGAAGAGCACCCTGCTGCGGATGTTGTACATGGATCTGCTGCCCGATCAGGGGGTGACACGCGTCGGAGACTACCGATCGGACACCATCAAGGAGAAGGACATCCCCTATCTGCGTCGCTCGCTCGGGGTGATCTACCAGGATTTTCAGCTCCTGCCGGACCGCACCGTATACGATAACGTCGCCTTCGCCCTGCACGTGACGGGGAAAAGCGGCAACATCGTCCGATCACGCGCCATGGCGGTTCTTGCCCGCGTCGGCCTCTCCCACAAAAGCAAACGCTTCCCCCACGAGATCTCCGGCGGCGAACAGCAGCGCGTGTCCGTGGCGCGCGCCCTCGTCAACGAGCCCTGGATCCTCCTGGCCGACGAGCCCACCGGTAACCTCGACCCCCGCGTGGCCGACGAAATCCACAAGCTGCTCCTCAGCCTGAATCAGCAGGGCATGACCGTGCTGATGGCTACTCACGACTACCGGCTCGTCAAAAAATACCCCTCGCGCACGCTCGCTCTG